From Streptomyces sp. NBC_01551:
CCTCGTCGTCAGGCAGGGGCCACCACGATCTGAAGTCCATGATCATTTTCCTTCCGCTGTGATGCCGGGGGCTGACAGGGTGAGGCCGAGCGCCGTCTCCAGGAGGCCGGCGGCCGAGAGCACGAGGTCGTCTTCGCCGACCCGGCCCACGAGTTGGAGCCCGACCGGCAGCCCGGCCGGCGTGAGGCCGACGGGCAGCGACAGGGCGGGCTGGCCGGTGAGGTTGAAGGGGTAGGCCGCGGGGGCCCAGGCGAGCCATCGCAGGTCCCGCGGGTCGGCGGCCCACGGCGGGGCGATCGCCTCGGCCGCGAAGGCCTCGACCGGGACGGTCGCCATGACCAGCAGGTCGTAGGACTCCATCACCGAGGCGAGCCGCGCCCGCAGGGCGAGCCGGGCCGCCTCGGCGCGGGCCACCGAGGCGCCGCTCAGGGAGCGCCCGTAGCGCACGACCGCCAGCCGGCCCTCGTCGCACCACGCCTCGTCGCCGGGCGCGGTGCCGTGCGCGTCGGCGGCGGCGAGGATGTCCACCAGGGCGCCGTACGGGTCGGGGAACGGGGCCTCGATGCGGTCGACGCGGTGTCCCAGCGCGGCCAGCACCGGCAGGACGCCCTCGGTGACGTCGCGGACCGCGGCGGAGGTCCCCCGGAACTCGACCCAGCCGACGCGCAGCGGGGCGAGCGCCGCCCCGGACACGGACGGGGTCGTCGCCGAGTCGGGGTCCCGGTGGTCGGGGCCGCCCAGCACCGCCATGAGCTCGGCGACGTCCGCCACGCTCCGCGCGAGCGGCCCGACGTGGGACAACCGCTCGGCGCAGGGCGGCACGTAGGGGATCCGCCCGTAGGAGGGCTTGAACCCGACCACGCCGCAGAACGCCGCGGGAATGCGGACCGACCC
This genomic window contains:
- a CDS encoding amidase yields the protein MLTAIRATDPALGAYVEVAEARALREAEAADRLIAGLGEAAFRGRPLLGVTVSVKDLIQTQDIPTRRGSLLPNPRPAADAPSVARLRAAGAIVVGKTTTSEYGWSASTVSRVSAPTRNPWALDRTAGGSSGGSAAAVAAGLCTASLGTDGAGSVRIPAAFCGVVGFKPSYGRIPYVPPCAERLSHVGPLARSVADVAELMAVLGGPDHRDPDSATTPSVSGAALAPLRVGWVEFRGTSAAVRDVTEGVLPVLAALGHRVDRIEAPFPDPYGALVDILAAADAHGTAPGDEAWCDEGRLAVVRYGRSLSGASVARAEAARLALRARLASVMESYDLLVMATVPVEAFAAEAIAPPWAADPRDLRWLAWAPAAYPFNLTGQPALSLPVGLTPAGLPVGLQLVGRVGEDDLVLSAAGLLETALGLTLSAPGITAEGK